A region of the Arachis hypogaea cultivar Tifrunner chromosome 15, arahy.Tifrunner.gnm2.J5K5, whole genome shotgun sequence genome:
CgtatttaagaattatttatggaaatataaattttgtgGTGTGATTGCAgaagagcttcctgttatgaCGGATGGTGAATTCACCGTGGGAATAAAATTCAGTTCTAGGGAGACAGTAATTAAGGcaatgaaagattataccatccgTAGAGGTGTAGATTATCGGGTGCATGAGCCAGAACCGACAACATTTTATGCTAAATGTACCCAGTATAGCGCAGGTTGTGATTGGCTAATCAGGGTTAGCAAAATGTCCAGGAAGTACTGTTGGGAGATAAGGAGGTACAACGATAGTCACACCTGTACTAGGGCCACCATTTCTCAAAatcattcgaagctggattccaacacaattgcagaagcaataaagccattGGTAGAAGTTGACCCGTCTATAAAGGTGAAATCAGTGATTGTGAAAGTACAGTCGAAGTTTAACTACACCATAAGTTATCATAAAGCATGGTTGGCAAAACAGAAGGTAGTGGAGTCAATTTTTAGAGGTTGGGAAGCTTCGTACAAAACTTTGcccatatggtttgaggccatgtgtcacaagGAGCCATTAGCAGTCGTTCATTTTGAAACAATGCCTGCGTACCAGGGAGATGACTTGGTTCCTAATATTTGTATACTACACCGAGTCTTCTAGAGTTATTACTCTTGTATTAGAGCATTCAGACATTGCAAGCCAATAGTGCAGGTAGACGGAACTCATTTCTATGAAAAATATAAGGGCTGCTTGTTGGTTACAGTTTCATAGGATGGCAATAACAACATcgtgcctattgcatttgcgaTAGTCGATGGAGAGACATCTGAGGCTTGACACTTTTTTCTTAGTAACTTGCGACAACATGTCGTGACACGTGATGGTGTGGGCCTTATCTCTGATCAGCACGAATCCATCAGGTCAGCTATTGCTCGTAGTAACAGATCTTGGTCTCCTCCCAAAGCTTTCCACATGTTTTGTATCAGACACACAGAGTCCAAATTCTTGAGGAAGTTCAAGGCTCCATATCTGTAGAAGCTTATCGTCAACATTGGTATCATAGTTACTATTATAGTTATTCTTAAACCCATTTAATAATTATGAATTTTGTTTATAGTTGGTCTTTTTTTATTGACAAGATATTCGAGCACAGTTCATGAGTATGAGACGCGTTATCAGCGTTTACGCGAGCGGGGTGAGACTTATACCAATTGGTTGGATCGGATTCCACGTGAGTAGTTTGCTTTGCCATTTGATAGGGGATACAGGTGGGGTCATATGACCACTAATCTAGTGGAATGCATCAACTCTGTACTGAAAGGGGCGCGCAATCTTCTAGTCACTGCACTTGTTAAGGCAATATTTTACAGGCTTAATGAATTGTTCACCCGAAAAAGATCCGAGGCTGAGGCTCATATTAATGCAAGACATGTGTTCTCTGAGCTTGTGACCTTAAAATTGCATGCGAATCAGCGGGCAGCGGGTAACATCCAAGTTAGTTGCTTTGACAGACAAAATGAGGTTTCGAAGTGCGTGAGTGTCTTAGTGGGGTGGAGTATGCAGTGGACCTACGTCGATAACGGTGTGACTGTGGTGAATTCCAGGTAGACCGGCTTCCGTGTCGATATGTGTTTGCTTGTTGAGCAAATAAGGAGCTGGATTGGCAACTGTATGTTCATAATGTTTACAAAATGGACCAAGCTCGAAGAGTGTACAGAGCTAGGTTTAGGCCACTAGGAAATCCCACAACATGGTCTGTTTATCATGGACCTCGATTCATAGGTAATCCATTTCTCAGACGGGTATCCAAAGGTCGGCCAAGGATGACCCgtttcttgaatgagatggacactcGGGTATTGCATGGTCTTAGGCGATGTAAGCAATGCGGGACAGAGGGCCACAGCCGTAGCAGATGTCGTCAACGTGGTGGTGCAAGTGCAGGTCCGGCCACCCAATAGAGCTCCATCCAAATTGCATTTTCGTTTGTCATGTTATTGTATTGTGTGTGATGTTATTGTATGACTTTAGCATTTTTATATATTGACATAAAGTGAATGCTGACGTACAGTGAAGTAGCATAGTTAATGACATAAAGTCCACTAGCATAGTTAATGACAGAAAAGGAATTAACATAGTCATTGTCATAGTTCAACAAAACGGATACAATAAACAACAAACACATTCTAAGTAAGGAAGTCCAATACACACATCATTTTCTCATCGTCCATTTTTCATCTTTGTATAATTTTTTGCATTTCTTTGCAACCCTGTTAAAAGCGGACGAGGTATATCGATTAGCGCTCTGACGTGGGGGATCAACTCTAAGGTTGTATCCTTTTCCTTTTTCGCTTGTGGTTGTACCTATGAAAACATTCACACATTCAATAACCAACTaatcaaatcaaatgaacaagGAAATTACTTTACCAACTAACCAAGAAATTActttacaataataataacaaggaAATTAATTCACCAACTAACCAATAAACTACTTTACCAACTAACAAGGAGATTATTTTACCAGTCTAACCAATAAATTACTTTACCTCCACTAGGCGCTAGACCATCATATGGACAATCATCGTCGTCATCATCAGCATCATCTGCATCCTCATCCTCGTCCTCATCCTCATCCTTATCCTCATCCTCGTCCTCATCCCCATCCTCGTTCAGATGGTCAACCAGATAGTCATCAGCCTCATCATCAACAATCTGGTTGCTCTCATGAATTACCTGTCCTTCTTGTAGATCATCCAATGCTCTCCTAAAGTGAGCAAGACTACGAAATCTGTAAGGTCGATCAGCAcgctcccagttacgccacctGACATCAGACAATTCGTTAATTAACTTttatcaatcaaatttaaaatacaacGTGCTACAATTTTTCAAAGCAGATAGGAATTAAATGACCTGTTTGCAATCGGAAAGAGTCGAGGATTTCCAAGAATCGGCGCAAAAAATGGTAGACGGATCCAAGCCCAGGTAAGCAAAAGTGTCAGTGGACCATCAATCTCCTTGCAGTTGATACGAGTTGCCCTACACAATGCTCTATACAGGTGTGTCAGGCATGCTGATCCCCAACTAAATTATATGATCCCAGTAAAGTTACGGAGTAACGATAGAAACTTCCAGTGTACCGCTGTCCCAGACTTATCTCCAAACATAACAGTCCCAAATAATAACATTATGTGGCTCTTCACGTACCTCTGAATATGAATATCGTCAGCCAACACTACACGATCTTTCAGTCCTTGTAACCACGTCAACTTGATGAAGCTTCCTCTACAGTCTGTCTTCCTAGGTGTAACACCAAACTGATATAAGCATTCAGCCTCTAACGCCTCATAACTACTGAGTGTCGGTCCTGTAACTGGCAAACCATTCGTCGAAATACCAAGAATTATCGCCACGTCCTCCAGCGTCACAGCACACTCACCAACTAGAAAATGGAATGTGTGAGTCTCAGGGCACCATCTCTCGATCAGAGCATTAACCAATGTCAACTGACATTGGACGACTCCAATATGAAAAATGTGATAAAAGCCAGTCTCCCGTAAATGCCCCTTCACAATTTGATTGTACGGATCCAGCGGCATGTAGTGGTCACATTGCAACATCTATGAATCCTACAAAACGTAGCCATAGACCACATTAAACAAATATTaccttatttaattaacaaattaaatttaacagaATCAAATTTTCATTATCACATAACCAGTAAAACATAATCATATTAACAACTATATTATTAACTACTCAAAATACACTAActctattttacaaaaaattcacATCTATATTTTTTACAATCTAATAGTTATCAATAAGTCTTAAACGAatcttaaatataaatctaattatttttagatacATTAAAATTACATATTCTAATGTctaaaatcaaattattttataataataactcttattccttattttctatttatatagcaataataataataataataataataataataataataataataataataataataataataataatacattaattaagtaactattctattctattctaaTATTTACACTTCCAACATAACAAGCAATCTCAAATAactattctattctattctaaCAACACGCAATAATAAATCATTGATCCTTTATTAATTATCTATATTATactcataataaaaataattaattcaataatttttatatatcttcTATATTATACtcgtaataattattttattatcatatctagatcttaataaaaattattactacaataaacttattactaacaattaatactaattaatttatttattatcacacatataatcttaaaaaaaaaaaattaccaatgagtaatagcttaaatggcatagtctccccatactcaattaagaggttgcgggttcgagtctcctatctttggtaaaaaaaaaaaatcttaataaaaattattattatattaataacaacttataataattaatttattatcacacgtatattcttaataaaaattattactgcaataaatttattaataacaattaatattaaatattttattatcatacctacacattttaataaaaattattactacaatttattaataacaataattaatttattattatacatccataatcttaataaaaattattactaaactaatctctaacattattactattattttaattaaataaaaatatttaaaaattattactacaCTAATCTCTAATATTATCACCATAATAAACTACTAATCTCTAACATTATCACTATAATAAACTATTAATCTCTAACATTAtcactattattttaattaaatcaaaatatttaaaaataaaaacttacataattaggatGATCAAGATAATTAGTAATGTAGAGCTCTAGCAGACGATTGACGTCTTTTATTCTCCTTCTTCTTGACATTTCGTTAAtggtcaatttttttttcttcaaaggtCCGATTTCATCAATAGAGAGTGAAAGTGAAGGTGAGGTTGGAGAATGAGAGAGGATTGGAACGAAAGTGAAAAGAGGGGCTGGGGTATTCAGACGGGAGTGTATACAAGTAGGAGGGGTCGGGGTGCATGCATGTTTGACGCGTGGATGAGAGTGCGCAAATTAggtggtccgatttgtgtacatGTCAAGCCTCTAATCGGACTGTCCGATTTCTTGATCATAGCCGTCACATCCTCGTAAAATTTCCTACACTCCCATAATCCAATTATACTCCATGTTTCtctcaatatcaaaattaaaaaagtataaaGTGTGGAGTCTGGAACGTACTTTATTTAGTTATTCTTTTGACTCGATATTTTACTAACCTCCCATAGTGATTGTGTGAAAAGGGTTCACTAGCATATTTTTTATAACCGAATTATACATGTGCTCATTATTTTGAATTGTTGTTACCTGTTGAATCTTTTAGTCAATTGATTTATAGGGCATGTATAGAATATAAGATTGTGTTTTTTTATAAGTGTGGGACATTGAGACAGAAATATAGATAgatatacaaaattatatttagCAAATAAGATATGAATAGAGATATTGTGTTTAGAGACACTGAATTATTGTATTTTGTATCTATCTTGATAAAAAAGACATAGAAATACTAACAAGAGatacaatttaattttttcttttattatttttgttaattttttataattatattttttattattatattttttttcaaattttttgaatgaaaaaatagaataaattagaatgttataatttattataatttatcaccaaataaaataaaagaacattaatttttatgtatCGAAGAGACTAGTTTTAGAACTTTTGTCAGCTAGGAATCAACCGAATGTCATTACTTTAAAGCTGCTAGTTTAGCAAATCTCCTTTTTGTATTGATATCAACGCATAATTGCTCATCTCTATCTGTTGACATTGTTTGATTAATGCAATCCTCTTGCTTCACAGCCCTCCCTTCTGTCTCAATTGATCGTGTCCAGACTTAATATATAATCAATGGCAAGTTCTTGATACGATATGAGTTGGGGTTCTTAGGTCTTCCATTTTCATCCCTTACTCACCTCTGAATCTATAAAAAAAAGTCTTTACCTTTTTCATAATAAGGTAAGCATCCAGCTCTTGATCTAGAGCTACTACTTCAACAATCAACTGAGTTCAGAAAGTTAGGTTAAAATGTCGATTTATACAAGATCTTGTCCaaggaaataaaaaagaattcCTGTCTTTAGAAgttaattcttctattatttgtgtcTTATTCTTAGTGTTATCTTTATTAAAAGTGTTATCTTAGTTATAAAAGTgttatctttatttattattattttttttttaccaaagataggagactcgaacccgcaacctcttaattgagtatggggaaactatgccatttgagctctTACTCATTGGCGtgttatctttatttaaagtgtagataaataaataagtcatacttttaaataaaaatcttttatgagaagatatttttgatatttttagtaGGTCGTACTAAAAAGAAACCGACAAACGCGTTACAAGAGAAGAAGCACGTTTAACCTTCTTGAAAACTTCAATTTTTGGTTTGGCAAAATTTTTATTCatgaacgcagaagtgattttgctTTCAAAACCACGGTTACAGAAGCTACAATTTTAAGCTTCTACGTTTCACCAACGGGCTTTTAGCCATCAATACTCcatctttatttatcttttaccaactttatcctttatgcatgttattatattatttataaaattcttattatttttggttTACATGAactctcttttttattatttattatttttatttttattaattatttatttgatattatacacttttataattgtaattttttgtattatttttattatctttttgtaatatgatttattaattctattaggtaaagtaaattaacaaaaaattaattgtaaataataataataataataataataataataataataataaattatagcatactaaaaaagagtactaagagtactaaaaatatcataaattttttttgatttatttcaattactaccaagataaatatttaattttttttattattcttagtactctctaaaatttatattttgttagttttaattaaaaatatattttgtcaatttttatatattatttttatttgagtgtataaatattaattttattatagaattaattaataagatctattcaattatctaaattaaaatgataagatatacaaaaattatttaagttggtGTCTAactgtctattttagtaatttttttatctaaaagcgattttgagtagtataatccaaataatatttattttactataatttatTTTGATGTAAAAATTGCCAAAtataaatcactttaacacaaatttacttttcatcaaaatcaagtttacaaaattaattttattcaaactCCCGTTTGTAAActataatccaaacacacactaagaaGTTAGAGGAAAAAAATGAGAAGGGAAGTTGGGCTACGCCAATGAAAGAGCAGGGCGAATGGTAGTCCTTCGACAGCAGGCCTAGAGACAGGAAAACAGCCAGCCTGCCGGCAGAATCAAAGCTTCCCAAAACGAGAAAAGAGTGATAGCTATACTCCATGGTCCtagactatttttttatttattgtgaatttgtgatATGTCAACCTAACTTGTTCTAGAGTTACAAGCATAACATGATTCAATGAATAAAGAAGCCCAGCATACACAAAGcctaataatataaataagtaaaACAACATTCAGCTCCATCTgaacaaaaaaaaactttttgaatCTTGGATCCTTTTCCCTAACGCAATGtaataaagattttttaaaagtaatcaatttgagttcgtcgagtggtcagctcactcgtccgttTAAACAAATGTTAAAGATTTAAATCCCATTTTATATACGTAGCAATTTATTAGTCAAACAGACCCTTAAATAAAGTTCAGATTTGCAACAGATTAGTCCTTAATCTATTAGAGAATAATATGAACaacaaaaaaattctaaaaaaaatagttgaatcaatgaaattaaaaaataagaaatttaattCAACCAAAATTATATTTAACTCTAATGGAATtaaatctaataaaataatttactattttaAATCATTAACCATTAGAATAATTGGTtggttaaataataaataagaaaaacaaaaaaaccaacatacatgtatttaaaaaaaacatcTCATTAAAAatctgttatttattttatttttcagttttaacttttttttgtgATATCTtccaattttagaaaataaaattaattcgttatatataaatctaaattttaaaaatggtttgagttactGTATACATAGGACATATACTTATTTGAGGAGAAGTGAACTAAATGAACTAACCACTCAACACACTTGGTctagtttcaaataatttaacTGTTAAAAAACATAAATCTATATAAGGTTATATTTGTTTTTAAGAATAGAACAAGACAAGACATGAGAACAAGATATAAATGATATagatacaaaattttgtatttttatattttgtttggtgataaactataataaattatgaaaatctaatttattaataatgaaagaaagaaaaaaaaataagttgtCATTTTCGTcaagaataaatgaccatttgtatctataaaagatgaaaacgctgacatatgtaCTCACACTAATCGAAACTAAATTTGTACTCACGTAACATGCTCTCATGCGGCAAAAGTACTTTACGTGGCACTCCAATCCTCTAAAGATAGGATACTTTTatccatagttgtcagaaccgacccggtgatcgaaccggtcaggtcactgggtcactggttcaatCGCTGGgttactggttgaaccggttgactcggtcctatgtaaataaaaaataaaaaatagttaaaagtttaaaattaaaatttaaaatacatatttttactaacattttaaaatatcaagttattttaaaacaatatggaacatgaacaataaatattttattatttttactctatcataaatatttttattttgtttttatattaaaataactattatttttaaattttaataatttattaattagtttatatcttttatactattatatactacaagtatttattaaaaaataatattaatagatattatataattataaaaaaataagtgagtttatcattattgttaaataaaaatataattaatttaagaaggagtgaatttataattaaaattaaaataaattaaataaaagtaaactatttgatagaagatatctatatgtattataatttgcataTGTTTTAATAGAAAACGTAATGGTCTGGTGGTTATGGAGCATTTTGGTTTCCTTGAGGACAAGGGTTCGAACCCTACCTCAAGCATTTTGGAAATATTTTCTTCCAAACGGTTCGGTCAGACCACCTCACCGGTTTTGACCGGTTCGTACCGGTTCATACCGAGTTTGACCGGTTCAAATACTGGACCGGACCGGTATAGGGTCCGGTTCACCGGTTTTttggtcgaaccggccggtccggtccggtttttacaactatgcTTTTATCACACAAAAAGCATCTTGCGTGAGTACAatgatcatttattttttttgtcaggatgaacacaaaataaactaatttaatatttttaaacataTTATCTCTCATATCTCTTTTgtcaaacataattttatatttgtgtgCTCCTTTTAAAATTCTCCTGTATAAACAAAAACAAATGCAACctaaataacatttttctttttagattaaaGTTTTGGATAAGGATATAACTCATGGACAAGTCAAAGACAAGTAATAGCACTATAGTAGAAGTGGAAAAAGGATGATAGATGGATATACACACTAGACACTACATACCATCGCCATAATCAGCTACAACAGAAAACACTACGTAAAATTCATTCTAATTGCATTGCATGTAGTTCTTTCTAGGGGTGTGTATGGatcgggtgaaaccgggtttgatgtgattcAGATCcggcccgaaatatataccgAGTCTATCTGTTAGATCCGAACTCGACTCTAGACCTGACAAaatctatacactttcgggccacgattataccgggtgaaaaccgggccgttaacattatattaccttgataccttcttgtaagttagcatgtaaaaatatctaaatttctaagactccaaccattatttgacatggtaaaattcacttagaaaaatataataaaaagtaactcttctctaaaattaaagtataaccataatcaatactaatattgcctaataacaccaaatatttaaatcaatacaaataacacaaaattatgcattagtctaaagtcttatgcattttaagcataaaacattaacttatagtcttatatataatgactaataacacaaatattaaggtttacaatacttaaatttcacataataatagccatcatccatcactaataacacaaaatattaattgtatatGATGACCGAGCCACTgggccgatttcgggtgacccgagctatggcccggacccgacccgaaataatgaccgagtCTACTTTTGAGACTcatacccgaccctagacccaatgaaatcacatcaaattagcccctaaagtatTCGAGACCAAGCCGGGTCTTCGAGTCGGatcgggccatgcacacccctagttctttccatgcacacccctagttcTTTCAAATAATTCAATGATAATTTAAGACATATAGCGTATCCAAGAACAAAAAAAGTGGGCCATATTTCTTTTAAATACTCACAACTTCAAAAGTCATAAGAAAAATAGGATGATccgtgattaattaattaattaaataacatcATTTTCctatgaaaacaaaaattaatgtgaaatttagaaatagaaaaaaaagaaaaaagaaactaacTAAGCGATTGTGATCTTAGCACCAGCTTCTTCAAGTTGCTTCTTAGCTTCTTCAGCTTCTTCCTTCGAAACTCCTTCTTTGAACTTCTTCGGCAAACCTTCGATTAATTCCTTCGCTTCCTTCAGCGCCAAACTCGTCAATCCTCTCACCGCTTTGATTACTGCGATTCTCGCGTTGCTCGGAACATCCTCAATTACCACGTCGAACTCCGTTTTCTCCTCCACCGCAGCGGCGCTTTCTCCGCCGCTTGATGCGCCCGGTGCGGCCACCACGGCGGCAGGCGCGAACGACGCCGCGGATACGCCGAGCTTGTCCTGGAGATAGTCCACGAGAGTCTTGGCTTCTTCCAATGTGAGGCCGGAGATCTCGGCACCGAGGTTCTCGATCTTCTCCGGCGCCGAGACGGCGGAGATAGGGCCGAGTGAGGCGGCGCGGCGGGTGAGAGTGGTGGTGGCTGTTGTAGCGAAGGGGAAGTGGACGGTGGTGGTTTTGGAGAGGGGGTGCGCAGGATAAGGAGAGGAGGGTGTAGGATAAGATAATGTTAGTGTTGAAAGTGCGGTCGTTGCTGCCATTgttattatcttttctttaaaaaaaaaaaatttcgtgtTCTCTTTTTTTAGAATGGAAATGTGAATGAatttgcagaagaagaaggaagaaccgAAGAAGATAAAAGAGGATAAGGCAAATCCTGGTGCAATTGTGAAGTGATATTACGAGATTGCCCCATAGATATATCAATAAAACGGTTTTGATAAAAGGGGCATTCCGAGAATCGAACTCGGGACCTCTCGCACCCAAAGCGAGAATCATACCACTAGACCAAATGCCCAGGTGGTGTTTTTGTTGTTACTATATTTAATAACTATAAATTAACTATGCTAAGTTGGAACTTGATTAAATATGTGATATTTGTTATCCTGCAGTGACATGGAGTTTACCTGTTTAATATGTAAtccaaatttatatatatgttcTCTTTGGCAGAACCAAGAAGTAACGATAATATCCCTTCCTCAGTATGGAAAAATGCAAGCAGATACAACAAATATGAATACATATATGATATATCCTACCTAGGCCTTGGTGTTGAATAATATGCTTCTATAAATGACTAAATTCAGCATGTAATCTAATATTGAGGTATGCAAATTGCAAAATGAATGAGCAGCATGTATAACTAAAAGTGAGATTTATTactctaatatttaattttatttaattagaattttatattatttttaattacttagtaaaataattatataaataataaaattttactaattttttattaaaataaaacaatttttttaaaatgagacTAGTTTCATTTTATCTATCAATTCTAATATACATTTTAATtctaaattgatttattttttaaaaatataaaaaataattctccAAAAATACTCTATTGAAATTCTCTAAATATGGCCCATGATTATTCATATTTTATGCACAAGCTAGATACCGACGAGTAAtgaccaatgaattacataaccTCATGATTAATTTGATGGAACCGCTGCTCCTCATCTATCATCTATTCTATTTTATATTCTCTCTTCAGAAGATCAGAATCTTCTCCTCTATAACCATTATTTTGCTTATCATAGCTTCTAAAATCTATAGGAAGTAGGGAGGTATATATGTAGCCAGGTAGGCATAAGATTTGGCAA
Encoded here:
- the LOC112751393 gene encoding large ribosomal subunit protein bL12c encodes the protein MAATTALSTLTLSYPTPSSPYPAHPLSKTTTVHFPFATTATTTLTRRAASLGPISAVSAPEKIENLGAEISGLTLEEAKTLVDYLQDKLGVSAASFAPAAVVAAPGASSGGESAAAVEEKTEFDVVIEDVPSNARIAVIKAVRGLTSLALKEAKELIEGLPKKFKEGVSKEEAEEAKKQLEEAGAKITIA